One genomic window of Magnolia sinica isolate HGM2019 chromosome 3, MsV1, whole genome shotgun sequence includes the following:
- the LOC131240978 gene encoding shaggy-related protein kinase eta: MASLPLGPHPPENEGVKIAPRLPKMGDDKEISASVIEGNDPVTGHIISTTIGGKNGEPKRTISYMAERVVGTGSFGIVFQAKCLETGETVAIKKVLQDRRYKNRELQLMRSMDHPNVISLKHCFFSTTSKDELFLNLVMEYVPETLYRVLKHYCNANQRMPLIYVKLYTYQIFRGLAYIHSVPGVCHRDVKPQNLLVDPLTHQVKLCDFGSAKILVKGEANISYICSRYYRAPELIFGATEYTTSIDIWSAGCVLAELLLGQPLFPGESAVDQLVEIIKVLGTPTREEIRCMNPNYTDFRFPQIKACPWHKVFHKRMPPEAIDLASRLLQYSPSLRCTALEACAHPFFDELREPNARLPNGRPLPALFNFKQELAGASPELINKLIPEHVRRQFGLCFMHPAGT; the protein is encoded by the exons ATGGCTTCGTTGCCGCTGGGGCCTCATCCACCAGAGAATGAGGGAGTGAAGATCGCGCCTCGCCTGCCGAAGATGGGAGACGATAAG GAAATATCGGCATCTGTTATCGAGGGGAATGATCCGGTCACTGGCCACATCATTTCCACTACAATCGGTGGCAAAAATGGCGAACCGAAGCGG ACAATTAGTTACATGGCAGAGCGTGTTGTGGGTACTGGATCATTCGGAATTGTCTTTCAG GCTAAATGCTTGGAGACTGGAGAGACCGTAGCTATAAAAAAGGTCTTACAGGACAGACGGTATAAAAATCGAGAGTTACAATTGATGCGTTCAATGGACCACCCAAACGTGATCTCTTTGAAACACTGTTTCTTCTCAACCACGAGCAAGGACGAGCTTTTCCTCAACTTGGTCATGGAATACGTCCCAGAAACTTTGTATCGGGTTCTGAAGCACTACTGCAATGCAAACCAGCGGATGCCACTTATCTATGTGAAACTTTATACATATCAA ATTTTTAGGGGCCTAGCTTATATTCACAGTGTACCCGGTGTTTGTCATAGGGATGTGAAGCCTCAAAATCTTCTG GTGGATCCTCTTACCCACCAGGTCAAGCTTTGTGATTTTGGAAGTGCAAAAATTCTG GTCAAGGGAGAAGCAAACATATCGTACATATGCTCTCGCTACTACCGTGCTCCGGAGCTTATATTTGGAGCGACCGAATATACAACATCAATTGATATATGGTCAGCTGGTTGTGTTCTTGCTGAACTGCTTCTTGGCCAG CCATTATTTCCTGGAGAAAGTGCAGTGGACCAGCTGGTTGAAATCATCAAG GTTCTTGGTACTCCAACTCGGGAGGAAATTCGTTGCATGAATCCTAATTATACTGATTTTAGGTTTCCTCAGATCAAAGCTTGCCCTTGGCACAAG GTTTTCCATAAACGAATGCCTCCAGAAGCGATCGATCTTGCTTCACGTCTTCTCCAGTACTCGCCTAGTCTTCGCTGCACTGCG CTAGAGGCATGTGCACATCCCTTTTTTGATGAACTCCGGGAGCCCAATGCTCGCCTGCCAAATGGCCGCCCCTTACCTGCTCTCTTCAACTTTAAACAAGAA TTGGCCGGTGCTTCACCAGAGCTTATCAACAAGCTGATTCCGGAGCATGTTAGGCGGCAATTTGGTCTTTGTTTCATGCACCCGGCAGGCACGTAA